A region from the Vibrio artabrorum genome encodes:
- a CDS encoding vWA domain-containing protein, protein MIDFLNNALFNIEFVWWWMLFLAPVPLLVYWLSPKSESSNVLRLPFLPEDSQTKTPSSRLPKALSVIIWLLLVTAMARPVWYGDPVEFQPKHRDLMLVVDLSYSMSQEDMQFNGEYIDRLSAVKHVLSDFIEQRKGDRVGLVLFADHAYLQTPLTLDRDTLSQQLNQAVLKLIGNQTAIGDGIGLATKTFVDSDAPQRVMILLSDGSNTAGVLDPLEAADIAKKYHATIYTVGVGAGEMMVKDFFMTRKVNTAQDLDERTLMEIAKRTGGQYFRARDSKELATIYDTINHLEPVTNVTKIWRPQQEWFVWPLSAAMFFAFMLLAIRRNNV, encoded by the coding sequence ATGATTGATTTTCTAAACAACGCACTATTCAATATTGAATTTGTTTGGTGGTGGATGTTGTTCCTTGCGCCAGTACCGCTCCTGGTTTATTGGTTGTCGCCAAAATCAGAATCAAGCAATGTCCTAAGACTGCCGTTTCTGCCCGAAGACAGCCAGACTAAAACACCGAGCAGTCGCTTACCCAAAGCGTTATCGGTCATTATCTGGCTTTTATTGGTGACAGCAATGGCACGTCCCGTTTGGTATGGCGATCCGGTCGAGTTCCAGCCGAAACACCGTGATTTAATGTTGGTTGTCGACCTCTCCTACTCCATGAGTCAAGAAGACATGCAGTTCAATGGCGAATACATCGACCGCTTATCCGCAGTAAAGCATGTCTTGAGTGATTTTATCGAGCAGCGCAAAGGCGACCGAGTTGGGTTAGTGCTGTTTGCTGATCACGCCTACTTGCAGACCCCGCTGACACTGGACAGAGATACGCTTTCACAACAACTGAATCAAGCCGTACTGAAGCTGATTGGTAATCAAACCGCCATTGGTGATGGTATTGGCCTTGCGACTAAAACCTTCGTCGACAGTGACGCACCTCAACGTGTAATGATCTTACTCAGCGACGGCAGTAACACTGCGGGCGTATTAGATCCACTAGAAGCGGCAGATATTGCAAAGAAATACCATGCGACAATTTACACCGTGGGTGTCGGTGCGGGTGAAATGATGGTTAAAGACTTCTTCATGACTCGTAAGGTCAATACCGCTCAAGATTTGGATGAACGTACGCTAATGGAAATCGCCAAACGCACTGGTGGGCAATACTTCCGAGCACGAGACAGTAAAGAGCTAGCAACGATTTACGACACCATCAACCACCTAGAACCCGTGACGAACGTGACGAAAATATGGCGACCACAACAAGAGTGGTTCGTATGGCCACTGTCTGCGGCCATGTTCTTCGCATTTATGCTGTTAGCCATTAGGAGAAACAATGTCTAA
- a CDS encoding restriction endonuclease subunit S, translating into MSDFEKELEQITQEMGDEPEVQLPSIEEQKAIVAELKRLEAEGKLTPDVLEKHFGQFNKTSDTPPIH; encoded by the coding sequence ATGAGCGATTTTGAAAAAGAACTAGAGCAGATAACTCAAGAGATGGGGGATGAGCCAGAAGTCCAACTCCCATCAATTGAAGAGCAAAAAGCGATTGTTGCTGAATTAAAGCGACTAGAAGCCGAAGGAAAACTGACGCCGGACGTGTTAGAAAAGCATTTTGGCCAGTTCAACAAAACAAGTGATACGCCGCCAATCCACTAA
- a CDS encoding DUF58 domain-containing protein — MNNQLPNHSDGVTLNLDELLQYKAQSVRWLPPAKSLWSQLNGQHESNHKGRGMNFSEVRQYQAGDDIRSIDWRVTARTGKAHTKLFSEEREQPVILFLDLSSSMIFGSTLLLKSVQLAHFASQLCWLTVAQKDRIGAVIDTGQEIIEIKPSASNHAPLRILQKIIEINNAALSNHDTHSDTTLEHGLKSLHQLCPKGSDIIMLSDFVRYQESDYSLISQIRRHNRVRLVHFYDPLEQGETAYKGSKQVTDGSKTQWFNFSSSKEKEKLNRAFLLKKRQLEKVGLSLAIPYSSLSSAQSLMSQISGAQS; from the coding sequence ATGAATAATCAACTACCCAACCATAGTGACGGCGTTACGTTGAATCTAGATGAGCTGCTGCAGTACAAAGCGCAGTCTGTTCGCTGGTTACCTCCCGCTAAAAGTCTTTGGTCGCAGCTTAACGGTCAACACGAGAGCAACCACAAAGGTCGCGGGATGAACTTCTCTGAAGTTCGTCAATATCAAGCGGGCGACGATATCCGCAGCATAGATTGGCGTGTGACGGCCAGAACGGGCAAAGCACATACCAAGCTGTTCTCTGAAGAACGAGAGCAGCCTGTCATTTTATTCTTGGATCTATCAAGCAGTATGATTTTTGGCTCAACCTTATTGCTGAAATCGGTTCAACTTGCTCACTTTGCTAGCCAACTGTGCTGGCTCACTGTGGCTCAAAAAGACCGAATTGGCGCGGTGATTGATACTGGCCAAGAGATCATTGAGATCAAGCCAAGTGCGAGCAACCATGCTCCACTGCGGATTTTACAAAAAATCATCGAAATCAATAATGCGGCACTGTCTAATCACGACACTCACAGCGACACGACCTTAGAGCATGGGCTGAAATCTCTGCACCAGCTTTGCCCTAAAGGAAGCGATATTATTATGCTCAGTGATTTTGTCCGTTACCAAGAAAGTGACTACTCACTTATCAGTCAAATTCGCAGACACAACAGAGTACGTCTGGTGCATTTCTACGATCCGTTGGAGCAAGGTGAAACCGCCTATAAAGGTTCTAAACAGGTCACCGATGGCAGCAAAACTCAATGGTTTAATTTCTCCTCAAGCAAAGAAAAGGAAAAACTGAATCGTGCATTTTTGTTGAAAAAACGGCAGTTAGAAAAGGTCGGATTGTCTCTGGCGATACCCTATAGCTCGCTGTCGAGTGCGCAGTCACTCATGAGCCAGATATCAGGAGCTCAGTCATGA
- the malF gene encoding maltose ABC transporter permease MalF, which yields MQSIQGSDAIPAPSSLPGNKSVFIKWGVLGSVGLINGYATILMYSRGELAFALLTVILTALALYVFGSKKTYAHRYIYPGIAGMILFILFPLAYTVGLAFTNYSAKNQLSLERTQTVLLDRTFQSGDSYPFTLYKTDNGHQIVVKDGDQLLATDVFSLEDMTEKDMYLSVIASTQGKKEQIKTIIQNRAAISGVDFHLPNGDDIRMSGLRKFAAVTPLYTLQNDGETLYNNESGETLKPNMEVGFYQPVDDNGEFTGNTISPGFVVGIGTANFERVWKDDGIKEPFISIFIWTVVFSICTVAFTLAIGLILANIVQWEELKGRAVYRVLLILPYAVPAFISILIFKGLFNQSFGEINMVLESIFGLSPNWFSDPILAKTMVLIVNTWLGFPYMMILCMGLLKAIPEDLYEASAIDGANFIDNFKRITFPLMIKPLTPLLIAAFAFNFNNFVMIQLLTNGGPNMIGTSEPAGYTDLLVSYTYRIAFEGGGGQDFGLASAIATLIFLLVGALALLNLRFTKLSQD from the coding sequence ATGCAGTCAATTCAAGGTTCAGATGCGATTCCAGCACCTTCAAGCCTCCCAGGCAATAAAAGCGTCTTCATCAAATGGGGGGTGCTTGGTAGCGTTGGCTTGATTAATGGCTACGCTACAATCTTAATGTATTCTCGCGGTGAGCTCGCATTCGCGCTGCTTACTGTAATCTTAACGGCTCTGGCTCTTTATGTTTTTGGAAGTAAAAAAACTTACGCCCACCGTTATATATACCCAGGTATTGCCGGAATGATCTTGTTCATTCTTTTTCCTTTGGCATACACCGTAGGGCTTGCATTTACTAACTACAGTGCGAAAAACCAGTTGTCTTTAGAGCGTACTCAAACCGTTCTGTTAGATCGCACTTTCCAAAGTGGCGATAGTTACCCATTTACTCTGTACAAGACCGATAACGGTCATCAGATCGTCGTTAAAGATGGCGACCAACTATTAGCGACGGATGTATTTTCTCTTGAAGACATGACCGAGAAAGATATGTATCTATCGGTGATTGCGTCTACACAAGGCAAAAAAGAGCAGATCAAAACGATCATTCAAAATAGAGCGGCGATCAGCGGTGTCGATTTCCATCTGCCAAACGGCGATGACATCCGCATGAGTGGCTTGCGTAAATTTGCTGCCGTGACACCGCTTTATACCCTTCAGAACGATGGTGAAACGCTATACAACAATGAATCTGGCGAAACCTTGAAGCCCAACATGGAAGTGGGTTTCTATCAACCCGTTGATGATAATGGCGAGTTTACGGGTAACACTATCTCTCCAGGTTTTGTTGTAGGAATCGGAACGGCTAACTTTGAACGTGTTTGGAAAGATGACGGCATTAAAGAACCGTTTATCAGTATCTTTATATGGACGGTTGTATTCTCGATTTGTACGGTAGCGTTCACACTGGCGATCGGCTTGATTCTGGCGAACATTGTACAGTGGGAAGAGCTGAAAGGGCGCGCAGTGTACCGTGTTCTGCTGATTCTGCCTTACGCCGTACCAGCGTTTATTTCGATTCTGATCTTTAAAGGCCTATTTAACCAGAGCTTTGGTGAGATCAACATGGTACTTGAGAGTATCTTTGGTTTAAGCCCTAACTGGTTCTCAGACCCTATCTTGGCGAAAACCATGGTGTTGATTGTTAACACATGGCTAGGTTTTCCTTACATGATGATTCTGTGTATGGGTCTACTCAAAGCGATACCTGAAGATTTGTATGAAGCATCAGCGATTGATGGTGCAAACTTCATTGATAACTTCAAGCGCATTACGTTCCCATTGATGATTAAACCGCTCACTCCGTTATTGATTGCTGCGTTTGCTTTTAACTTTAACAACTTTGTCATGATTCAACTATTGACCAACGGCGGCCCGAACATGATTGGTACTTCTGAGCCAGCGGGTTACACAGACTTGCTTGTTAGCTACACGTACCGAATCGCCTTTGAAGGCGGCGGCGGTCAAGACTTCGGTCTAGCAAGTGCTATCGCAACGCTTATCTTCCTATTAGTGGGTGCACTAGCGTTACTCAACCTTCGTTTCACTAAACTGTCTCAAGATTAA
- a CDS encoding AAA family ATPase, with amino-acid sequence MHKTNFEVLQKYLESQIIGQQELVKQLMIALLADGHILVEGPPGLAKTRAVKSLADCVEGDFNRIQFTPDLLPADLTGTDIFRPETGEFTFQSGPIFNSLILADEINRAPAKVQAAMLEAMAEKQVTAGRKTYALPDLFLVMATQNPIEQEGTYPLPEAQLDRFLLHLEVAYPDIDSELEILRLNRGEAQGNQPVQPEPISQQTIFEARQEVLKIHMADTIEQYIIRLVMATRQPKQYSDQLDQWLDMGVSPRATIALDRCARAHAWLAGRDYVTPQDVQAMAFPVLRHRLLRSYHAQAEGVTANQVIAHLISLVGSA; translated from the coding sequence ATGCACAAAACAAACTTCGAAGTCCTTCAAAAATATTTAGAATCTCAAATCATTGGCCAACAAGAACTCGTTAAACAGCTAATGATCGCCCTATTGGCAGATGGTCATATCCTCGTCGAAGGGCCTCCAGGATTAGCGAAAACTCGTGCCGTTAAATCTTTGGCTGACTGCGTTGAAGGAGACTTTAACCGTATTCAATTTACCCCTGACTTATTACCAGCAGACCTTACCGGTACTGACATCTTCCGCCCTGAAACCGGTGAATTCACTTTTCAATCCGGGCCAATTTTCAATTCGCTCATTCTAGCGGATGAGATCAACCGTGCTCCGGCGAAAGTTCAAGCGGCAATGTTGGAAGCGATGGCTGAGAAGCAAGTGACTGCAGGTCGAAAAACGTATGCTCTTCCAGATCTATTTTTGGTGATGGCCACGCAAAACCCGATTGAACAAGAGGGAACCTACCCGCTGCCAGAAGCTCAATTAGACCGATTTCTGCTGCATTTAGAAGTGGCTTACCCCGATATAGACAGTGAACTTGAGATCTTGCGCCTGAATCGAGGCGAGGCTCAAGGAAACCAACCTGTTCAACCCGAGCCTATTTCTCAACAAACGATCTTCGAAGCACGACAAGAAGTGCTCAAAATTCACATGGCAGACACCATTGAGCAGTACATCATCAGACTGGTTATGGCGACTCGCCAACCTAAGCAATACAGTGACCAACTTGATCAATGGTTAGACATGGGTGTCAGCCCGCGTGCAACTATTGCGTTAGACCGTTGTGCCCGTGCTCATGCTTGGCTTGCAGGACGAGATTATGTTACGCCACAAGACGTTCAAGCGATGGCATTCCCTGTGTTACGCCACCGCTTACTGCGCAGCTACCACGCACAAGCTGAAGGTGTCACCGCAAACCAAGTGATCGCACACCTTATTTCATTGGTTGGCAGCGCATAG
- the malK gene encoding maltose/maltodextrin ABC transporter ATP-binding protein MalK, translated as MASVTLKNVYKSYGDVQISKDVTLDIDEGEFVVFVGPSGCGKSTLLRCIAGLEDITSGDLYIGDQRMNDVEPSKRGVGMVFQSYALYPHLNLYDNMSFGLKLANANKAEIDKRVEHAAEILQLGHLLERQPKALSGGQRQRVAIGRTLVSQPNVFLLDEPLSNLDAALRVQMRSQITKLQRQLGCTMIYVTHDQVEAMTMADKIVVLDGGYVSQVGKPLDLYHYPKNRFVAGFIGSPKMNFMSVHIEKAEAERVLVQLSNGMTFWIPVDGTTVNEGDRMSMGVRPEHLMPAEVGDATIEGEVMIVEKLGNETQVYLNLDSADADVIYRQPDTLTVEPGDKLAIGIPANRCHLFHSDGRACRRLYKEYGTD; from the coding sequence ATGGCGAGTGTCACGTTAAAAAACGTTTATAAATCATATGGTGATGTACAGATTTCTAAGGACGTAACCTTAGACATCGACGAAGGTGAATTCGTAGTATTCGTTGGACCATCAGGTTGTGGTAAATCGACGCTATTACGCTGTATCGCAGGTCTAGAAGACATTACGTCTGGTGATTTGTACATTGGCGACCAACGCATGAATGATGTTGAGCCATCCAAGCGTGGTGTGGGTATGGTATTCCAGTCTTATGCGCTTTACCCTCACCTTAACCTTTACGACAACATGTCTTTTGGTCTTAAGCTGGCAAACGCAAATAAAGCGGAAATCGATAAACGAGTTGAACATGCCGCTGAAATTCTTCAGTTAGGACACCTTCTTGAACGTCAACCTAAAGCGTTATCTGGTGGCCAACGTCAACGTGTTGCGATTGGTCGTACTCTGGTTTCTCAACCCAACGTATTCCTACTTGATGAGCCACTATCAAACTTAGATGCGGCACTGCGTGTTCAAATGCGTTCGCAAATCACTAAGTTGCAGCGTCAACTTGGTTGCACCATGATTTACGTGACTCACGACCAAGTGGAAGCCATGACAATGGCTGATAAAATCGTTGTTCTTGATGGTGGGTACGTATCTCAAGTCGGTAAGCCACTTGACCTATACCACTATCCGAAAAACCGTTTTGTGGCGGGTTTTATTGGCTCACCGAAAATGAACTTTATGTCAGTACACATTGAAAAGGCTGAAGCAGAACGCGTATTAGTACAACTTTCAAACGGCATGACTTTCTGGATCCCTGTTGACGGTACTACGGTGAATGAGGGTGACCGTATGTCGATGGGAGTGCGCCCTGAACACTTGATGCCTGCTGAAGTCGGTGATGCGACGATTGAAGGGGAAGTCATGATCGTCGAAAAACTCGGTAACGAAACTCAGGTTTATCTAAATCTTGACAGTGCCGATGCTGACGTTATCTACCGTCAACCAGACACATTAACGGTTGAACCCGGCGATAAACTGGCGATTGGTATTCCAGCGAACCGTTGTCACTTATTCCACAGTGATGGTCGCGCATGTCGTCGCCTATACAAAGAGTACGGCACAGACTAA
- the malE gene encoding maltose/maltodextrin ABC transporter substrate-binding protein MalE encodes MKNALSAVALGTLVALGSFAANAAIEEGQLTIWVGGDKAYEGMAEVGKRFEEDTGVKVTVAFPDKLEEKFSQVAAAGDGPDMIFYAHDRFGGFAEAGLLAEIKPSKETKEGIVDFAWDAVSYKGKIIAYPVAVESVSLIYNKALVPNPPKSWEEIPALNAKLQKDGKKAIMWPLRGGAYFTWPLLAADGGYAFKQTAEGYDVKDAGVATDGVEKSLSFIEKMVQDKVISADMDYSVAESEFVAGNVAMTINGPWGWANIDKSGIDYGVTTLPKFNGKASKPFVGVWAGGISTASPNRDLAVEFMENYLLTDEGLKSLNDDKPLGAVALNSFQHQLDSDTRIAATMDNAMNGEIMPNIPQFTTFWYSMEEAIGNVVDGRQTVDQALKGAEARMTK; translated from the coding sequence ATGAAAAATGCTCTAAGCGCTGTAGCTCTAGGTACATTAGTTGCTCTGGGTTCTTTTGCTGCAAATGCTGCTATCGAAGAAGGACAACTAACAATCTGGGTAGGTGGTGACAAAGCTTATGAAGGCATGGCAGAGGTAGGTAAACGTTTCGAAGAAGATACGGGTGTTAAAGTAACCGTTGCTTTCCCTGATAAACTAGAAGAGAAATTCTCTCAAGTTGCCGCAGCGGGCGATGGCCCTGACATGATTTTTTACGCGCACGACCGTTTTGGTGGCTTTGCAGAAGCGGGTCTTCTTGCAGAGATTAAACCTTCTAAAGAGACGAAAGAAGGTATCGTAGACTTTGCATGGGATGCTGTGTCTTACAAAGGTAAAATCATTGCTTACCCAGTAGCGGTTGAGTCAGTTTCTCTTATCTACAACAAAGCATTGGTTCCTAACCCTCCTAAATCTTGGGAAGAGATACCTGCGCTAAACGCGAAGCTTCAAAAAGACGGCAAAAAAGCGATCATGTGGCCTCTACGTGGCGGCGCTTACTTTACATGGCCTCTACTTGCAGCTGACGGCGGTTACGCATTCAAACAAACGGCTGAAGGTTACGATGTTAAAGATGCCGGTGTAGCGACAGATGGTGTTGAAAAGTCTCTAAGTTTCATCGAGAAAATGGTTCAAGATAAAGTTATTTCTGCTGACATGGATTACTCAGTTGCTGAGTCTGAATTCGTTGCGGGTAACGTAGCGATGACAATCAATGGCCCTTGGGGCTGGGCAAACATTGATAAATCGGGCATAGATTATGGTGTAACGACACTGCCTAAATTTAACGGCAAAGCATCTAAGCCTTTCGTTGGTGTCTGGGCTGGTGGTATCAGCACGGCTTCTCCAAACCGCGATCTAGCTGTTGAGTTCATGGAAAATTACCTACTCACCGACGAAGGTTTGAAAAGCCTGAACGACGATAAACCGCTAGGCGCTGTGGCACTCAACTCTTTCCAACATCAATTAGACAGCGATACTCGCATTGCCGCCACAATGGACAATGCGATGAATGGCGAAATCATGCCTAACATTCCTCAGTTCACCACATTTTGGTACAGCATGGAAGAAGCGATCGGTAACGTAGTTGACGGTCGCCAAACCGTTGATCAAGCGCTGAAAGGTGCTGAAGCTCGAATGACTAAGTAA
- a CDS encoding DUF4381 domain-containing protein, translating into MKQPLDLSPVIAPDAPTWWPLAWGWWAVIITAIALIALVFFIVKRRQKKQQAKNEALAYFQPKKNNRSQKSSPSPSEAQDIIRQAALSYFPREKVAGLAGDDWLKFLDSQLAKPLFATKQAQWQQTLYQDTTSMNDEQRKAHQQLVNDCETWLRKALPPKRGRYD; encoded by the coding sequence ATGAAACAGCCCTTAGATTTAAGTCCGGTTATTGCGCCAGATGCCCCGACTTGGTGGCCTTTGGCGTGGGGATGGTGGGCTGTCATTATCACGGCCATTGCTCTGATCGCCTTAGTGTTTTTCATTGTGAAACGCAGACAAAAAAAACAACAAGCGAAGAACGAAGCCCTCGCCTACTTTCAGCCTAAAAAAAACAACCGGTCTCAAAAGAGCAGTCCGTCTCCAAGTGAGGCACAAGACATTATTCGCCAGGCTGCTCTGAGCTATTTTCCACGAGAAAAAGTCGCAGGCTTAGCGGGTGATGATTGGCTGAAGTTCTTAGATTCACAATTAGCGAAGCCGTTATTTGCCACCAAGCAAGCACAATGGCAACAAACGCTCTACCAAGATACAACCTCAATGAACGACGAACAGAGAAAAGCTCACCAGCAATTGGTTAACGACTGTGAAACCTGGCTTCGTAAAGCCCTTCCTCCAAAACGAGGTCGTTATGATTGA
- the malG gene encoding maltose ABC transporter permease MalG: MAMVQGKGLKYRVWATHAVLWCFLAMIIFPLLMIIAISFREGNFATGSLIPDNPSLEHWKLALGMSVTNADGSVTPPPFPVLTWLWNSIKVAGITSILIVALSTTSAYAFARMRFKGKETILKAMMIFQMFPAVLALVAIYALFDKLGQYIPFLGLNTHGGLIFSYLGGIALHVWTIKGYFETIDNSLEEAAALDGATPWQAFRLVLLPLSVPILAVVFILSFIGVVGEVPVASILLSDVNSYTLAVGMQQYLYPQNYLWGDFAAAAVLSALPITIVFLLAQRWLVGGLTAGGVKG; this comes from the coding sequence ATGGCTATGGTACAAGGTAAAGGCCTAAAATACCGAGTGTGGGCAACGCATGCAGTGTTGTGGTGCTTCTTGGCAATGATTATCTTCCCACTACTGATGATCATCGCGATCTCGTTCCGTGAAGGTAACTTCGCAACGGGTAGCTTGATTCCGGATAATCCATCTTTGGAACACTGGAAATTAGCTCTGGGCATGTCAGTGACGAACGCAGATGGCTCAGTTACTCCGCCTCCATTCCCAGTGCTGACTTGGTTGTGGAACTCCATTAAAGTCGCGGGTATTACCTCTATTTTGATTGTGGCACTGTCTACAACATCGGCTTACGCATTTGCTCGTATGCGTTTCAAAGGGAAAGAAACGATTCTGAAAGCGATGATGATTTTCCAAATGTTCCCAGCAGTACTGGCTTTAGTTGCTATTTACGCGCTGTTTGACAAACTTGGCCAATACATTCCGTTCTTAGGCTTGAACACCCACGGTGGTTTGATTTTCTCTTACCTAGGTGGTATCGCACTGCATGTATGGACGATTAAGGGTTACTTTGAAACGATTGATAATTCTCTGGAAGAAGCCGCGGCACTGGATGGTGCAACGCCTTGGCAAGCATTCAGACTGGTTCTACTGCCGCTGTCTGTGCCAATCCTAGCGGTTGTATTTATTCTCTCTTTCATTGGTGTTGTTGGTGAGGTGCCAGTTGCTTCAATCCTATTATCGGATGTGAATTCATACACGCTTGCAGTAGGGATGCAGCAGTACCTATACCCTCAGAACTACTTATGGGGTGACTTTGCGGCAGCGGCTGTACTTTCCGCTCTTCCAATCACTATCGTGTTCTTACTTGCTCAACGTTGGTTAGTTGGTGGATTGACGGCAGGTGGTGTAAAAGGATAA
- a CDS encoding methyl-accepting chemotaxis protein codes for MLKNNSLSIKQKVVLGITFAVLASTIVVGAMAQQQARDVLSHRLTDIELPGMLERINGEIDREVSQLLLAAEQIASNEFISDAIVSTERDPAQEAKLIKQLNNVVNQYQLNDASVANRQTAYYWNQDGFLRQLNQQQDGWFFGFTQSGQKTMVSMFQEPATGEVKMFANYQQPSGIAMSGLSKSMDDMVKLLNSFKIEKTGFVFLTDSQGDVQIHRERSHSGSSLQQLYGPQSSQLLNKSGFNLITSESQGQEVFVASLYVSSMDWFVIGVVPKDEVFAELDATGQKMLIMTAVVALVFILMGIVLANSITQPIKLLAKRFQALGEGDGDLAQRIEVKGNDEIAQLSAGFNGFIDKIHESMKEVFSTSQALQVAAESVSNKAHVTHNNSQEQRDQTLQVVAAINEMGMTISEIASNAATAAETATQASDNTEVGRTVVNKAKDAISRLAQDIESTGQVVEQLASTTQDIGSILGVIRDISEQTNLLALNAAIEAARAGEQGRGFAVVADEVRNLASRTADSTEEIQKMINQLQSDAKDAVAAMSAGQVITLEGVSASDEAVDVLGGISGRIVDISDRNTQVATATEEQSTVVHTINQNIEEINAINEVTTGTAEQLAEASQELRELSSRLDKMVGSFKL; via the coding sequence ATGCTTAAAAATAACTCTCTGAGTATTAAACAAAAAGTTGTACTCGGTATCACTTTCGCGGTACTTGCATCTACGATCGTTGTGGGTGCAATGGCTCAACAACAAGCAAGAGATGTATTGAGTCATCGATTGACCGATATTGAACTTCCAGGAATGCTGGAGCGAATTAATGGTGAAATTGATCGCGAAGTCTCTCAGTTATTGTTAGCCGCAGAGCAAATAGCTTCCAATGAGTTTATTTCTGACGCTATCGTGTCAACAGAACGTGATCCCGCCCAAGAGGCGAAGCTGATTAAACAATTGAACAACGTTGTCAATCAATACCAGTTGAATGATGCCTCGGTAGCGAATCGCCAAACGGCATACTACTGGAATCAAGATGGCTTTCTACGCCAGCTAAACCAACAACAAGATGGTTGGTTCTTTGGTTTTACACAATCGGGTCAGAAGACCATGGTCAGTATGTTTCAAGAGCCGGCTACGGGTGAAGTGAAAATGTTCGCTAACTACCAACAGCCTTCTGGCATAGCGATGTCTGGTTTATCTAAATCGATGGATGACATGGTTAAACTTCTGAACAGTTTCAAGATTGAGAAGACGGGTTTTGTCTTTTTGACGGATAGCCAAGGTGATGTACAAATTCACCGCGAACGTTCACACAGTGGCTCTTCACTTCAACAGCTGTACGGGCCTCAATCGAGTCAGTTATTGAACAAGTCTGGTTTCAATTTGATTACGAGTGAAAGCCAAGGGCAAGAGGTATTTGTCGCCAGCTTGTATGTATCATCAATGGACTGGTTTGTTATCGGCGTGGTACCCAAGGATGAGGTATTTGCTGAGCTCGACGCAACTGGGCAAAAGATGTTGATCATGACAGCAGTCGTGGCATTAGTCTTTATTCTAATGGGCATAGTGCTAGCAAACAGCATTACTCAACCAATCAAGCTCCTGGCTAAGCGGTTCCAAGCTCTTGGTGAAGGCGATGGCGATCTTGCACAGCGTATTGAAGTGAAAGGTAACGATGAAATTGCACAACTTTCTGCAGGCTTTAATGGCTTCATTGACAAAATTCATGAATCAATGAAAGAAGTGTTCTCGACCAGCCAAGCGCTTCAGGTCGCGGCAGAGAGCGTTTCGAATAAAGCGCATGTTACCCATAATAATAGTCAAGAACAACGTGATCAGACCCTTCAAGTTGTCGCAGCGATTAATGAAATGGGAATGACCATCAGCGAGATTGCATCAAATGCAGCAACAGCCGCAGAAACGGCCACTCAAGCTTCGGACAACACAGAAGTCGGGCGCACAGTGGTCAACAAAGCAAAGGATGCGATTAGTCGCTTGGCTCAAGATATTGAAAGTACGGGGCAAGTCGTAGAGCAGCTCGCATCAACCACACAAGACATCGGCTCCATTTTGGGTGTGATTCGTGATATTTCCGAGCAAACCAACTTGCTGGCATTGAACGCGGCAATTGAAGCTGCACGTGCTGGTGAGCAAGGGCGTGGCTTTGCCGTTGTAGCGGACGAAGTTCGTAACCTTGCTAGCCGCACAGCAGACTCAACAGAAGAAATTCAGAAGATGATTAACCAACTGCAAAGTGATGCAAAAGATGCTGTTGCGGCGATGAGTGCAGGACAAGTGATTACCCTTGAGGGGGTATCGGCATCGGATGAAGCCGTGGATGTGCTTGGTGGTATTTCCGGTCGTATTGTTGATATTTCTGACCGCAATACTCAAGTTGCCACCGCAACGGAAGAGCAATCAACGGTGGTTCACACCATCAATCAGAACATTGAAGAGATCAATGCAATCAACGAAGTGACCACTGGTACCGCTGAGCAACTTGCTGAAGCAAGTCAAGAGCTTAGAGAGCTGTCTTCACGTTTAGATAAGATGGTTGGTTCTTTTAAGCTTTAA